The following are encoded in a window of Methylicorpusculum oleiharenae genomic DNA:
- the nifK gene encoding nitrogenase molybdenum-iron protein subunit beta, which produces MSQEVDNIQPSYPLFRTDEYKDNLANKREAYEERHPQETIDEVFQWTTTQEYKELNFNREALTVNPAKACQPLGAVLCALGFEKTLPYVHGSQGCVAYFRTYFNRHFKEPISCVSDSMTEDAAVFGGQKNMFAGLENAKALYKPDMIAVSTTCMAEVIGDDLNAFINNAKKEGHIEQEFPTPFAHTPSFVGSHTTGWDNMFEGIARYFTLNFMEDKEVGSNGKINFVPGFETYLGNFRVIHRMMKEMGVDYSLLSDPTEVLDTPADGQFRMYAGGTTMDEVKDAPNAINTILLQPWQLEKTKKYLNATWKHETPKLDIPMGLEWTDKLLMTISDLTGKPIPASLEKERGRFVDMMTDSHAWLHGKKFALYGDADFVLGMTKFLLELGAEVTDVLANHANKRWKKACEEILNASPYGQSATVHISKDLWHFRSLVFTNKPDFMIGNSYGKFIQRDTFYKGEEFEVPLIRIGFPIFDRHHLHRMTTLGYEGGMYILTTLVNAVLEQLDKETKGMGTTDYNYDLVR; this is translated from the coding sequence ATGAGCCAAGAAGTCGACAACATTCAACCCAGTTATCCATTGTTCCGTACTGACGAATACAAAGATAACCTGGCCAATAAACGCGAAGCCTACGAAGAACGTCACCCGCAGGAAACCATTGACGAAGTGTTCCAATGGACGACCACTCAGGAATACAAAGAATTAAACTTCAACCGCGAAGCGCTGACCGTAAACCCAGCCAAAGCCTGTCAACCTTTAGGTGCGGTATTATGTGCGCTGGGTTTTGAAAAAACCCTGCCTTATGTGCATGGATCACAAGGTTGTGTGGCTTATTTTCGTACCTATTTCAATCGTCATTTTAAAGAACCGATCTCCTGTGTCTCCGACTCTATGACAGAAGATGCGGCCGTTTTCGGTGGGCAAAAAAATATGTTTGCCGGTCTCGAAAACGCGAAGGCACTTTACAAGCCCGACATGATTGCCGTTTCGACGACCTGTATGGCCGAAGTTATTGGTGACGACTTGAACGCGTTTATTAACAACGCCAAAAAAGAAGGCCATATCGAACAGGAATTTCCAACTCCGTTTGCGCATACGCCAAGCTTCGTCGGCAGCCATACGACCGGCTGGGATAATATGTTCGAAGGGATTGCCCGGTATTTCACGCTAAATTTCATGGAAGATAAAGAAGTCGGTTCCAACGGCAAAATCAATTTTGTACCCGGTTTTGAAACCTATCTCGGCAACTTTCGCGTGATTCATCGCATGATGAAAGAAATGGGTGTCGATTATTCATTGCTCAGTGATCCTACCGAAGTGCTGGATACTCCGGCTGATGGACAGTTCCGCATGTATGCCGGCGGCACGACGATGGATGAAGTCAAGGATGCGCCGAATGCCATCAATACAATTCTGCTGCAACCCTGGCAATTGGAAAAAACCAAGAAATACCTGAACGCTACCTGGAAACACGAAACGCCGAAGCTGGATATTCCGATGGGCCTGGAGTGGACCGACAAATTGTTGATGACCATTTCCGACCTGACCGGCAAACCGATTCCAGCCTCACTGGAAAAAGAGCGCGGCCGCTTTGTCGACATGATGACTGACTCTCATGCCTGGTTACACGGCAAGAAGTTCGCACTGTATGGCGATGCCGACTTTGTCTTGGGAATGACAAAATTCCTGCTGGAACTGGGTGCCGAAGTGACTGACGTCTTGGCCAATCATGCGAACAAACGCTGGAAAAAAGCCTGTGAAGAAATATTGAATGCTTCACCTTACGGCCAAAGTGCGACGGTTCATATCAGCAAAGACTTGTGGCATTTTCGGTCATTGGTTTTCACCAACAAGCCCGATTTCATGATCGGTAATTCATACGGTAAATTTATTCAACGTGACACCTTCTACAAAGGTGAAGAGTTCGAAGTACCGTTAATCCGGATAGGCTTTCCAATCTTTGACCGTCACCATTTGCACAGAATGACAACGCTCGGTTACGAAGGCGGCATGTATATCCTGACAACCCTCGTCAACGCCGTACTGGAGCAATTGGACAAGGAAACCAAAGGCATGGGCACTACCGACTATAACTACGATTTGGTTCGCTAG
- the nifT gene encoding putative nitrogen fixation protein NifT, translating to MPSVMLRKREDGKLLFYVAKKDLEETIESMEFDTPDKWGGEVVLGDGSRYYFEPTSPPPKIPTTLQAKRL from the coding sequence ATGCCCAGCGTCATGCTGAGAAAACGTGAAGACGGCAAACTGCTGTTTTATGTGGCTAAGAAAGATCTTGAAGAAACGATTGAGTCCATGGAATTCGACACACCGGACAAATGGGGTGGCGAAGTCGTGCTAGGGGATGGTTCCCGTTATTATTTTGAACCGACCTCACCCCCACCGAAAATTCCAACGACTTTACAAGCAAAACGTTTATAA
- a CDS encoding 4Fe-4S binding protein has translation MVPVIILNRPHPHRKFQRLYKQNVYKEAVMALYIVADECISCGDCEPVCPTGSIKEGAIVYEINKKTCTECLGDHDKPECVRVCPIDNCILPLTA, from the coding sequence ATGGTTCCCGTTATTATTTTGAACCGACCTCACCCCCACCGAAAATTCCAACGACTTTACAAGCAAAACGTTTATAAGGAGGCTGTCATGGCTTTATATATAGTGGCTGACGAATGCATTTCCTGCGGTGATTGTGAGCCGGTCTGTCCGACCGGATCGATCAAAGAAGGCGCCATCGTCTACGAAATCAACAAAAAAACCTGTACTGAATGTTTGGGCGACCACGACAAACCTGAATGTGTCAGGGTATGCCCCATCGACAACTGTATCCTACCGTTAACGGCCTAG
- a CDS encoding NifB/NifX family molybdenum-iron cluster-binding protein codes for MNKPNLNRDLALRIGLAARSLPDTQTKLFMTVLTECTGLPLTEASVDSLDKTRFSEVFKRHGRAFTETVLDHALSILKTAKPVELSAPGQTDYHDGEMPGSIRIAIGSQDGYHVDGHFSSCLQFMIYQISTSEIRPIDIRPIQMEDARKYSDKNEYRADLIADCQILHIASIGGAAAAKIVKKGVHLIKIGNHKTIASVLEQLQLILVESPPPWLAKVMGIEGTQRFRFEKQEPVL; via the coding sequence ATGAACAAGCCAAATCTAAACAGGGATCTGGCTTTGCGTATCGGGCTGGCAGCGCGCTCCCTGCCCGATACACAGACTAAGTTATTCATGACCGTATTAACCGAATGCACCGGTTTACCCTTGACGGAAGCGTCGGTTGACTCACTGGATAAAACCCGGTTCAGCGAGGTTTTCAAGCGACACGGACGAGCGTTTACTGAAACTGTCCTTGACCACGCATTAAGTATTCTTAAAACGGCCAAACCGGTCGAACTATCTGCTCCAGGTCAAACAGACTATCATGACGGCGAAATGCCGGGCTCTATCCGGATTGCGATCGGCAGTCAGGATGGCTACCATGTCGACGGTCATTTCAGTTCGTGCCTGCAATTCATGATTTATCAAATATCGACCAGCGAAATCCGCCCTATCGATATTCGCCCGATACAGATGGAAGACGCGCGAAAATATTCGGACAAAAACGAATACCGTGCCGATCTGATTGCCGATTGCCAAATCCTGCACATTGCCTCCATAGGCGGTGCCGCTGCGGCCAAAATCGTAAAAAAGGGCGTCCATTTGATCAAAATCGGGAACCATAAAACGATAGCCTCCGTGCTGGAACAACTGCAACTCATACTCGTAGAGTCTCCACCACCCTGGCTCGCCAAGGTGATGGGTATCGAAGGCACTCAGCGCTTCCGTTTCGAAAAACAGGAACCGGTTTTATGA
- a CDS encoding DUF6129 family protein, with amino-acid sequence MINPQLTQTIAETIASQGIDETVIGLLREQHPGIHFTYCMDDDIPDQTPVLEHPEFNLYLVDGRDHCLCLTQSYEQASGFVVAEIVEYD; translated from the coding sequence ATGATTAACCCACAGCTGACACAAACGATTGCTGAAACCATTGCCTCGCAAGGTATTGATGAAACGGTGATCGGTTTATTGAGAGAGCAACATCCGGGGATTCACTTTACTTATTGCATGGACGATGACATCCCTGATCAAACCCCTGTATTGGAACATCCCGAATTTAATTTATACCTGGTTGACGGAAGAGATCATTGTCTGTGCCTGACGCAAAGTTATGAACAGGCATCCGGTTTCGTCGTTGCTGAAATTGTGGAATACGACTGA
- a CDS encoding 4Fe4S-binding leucine-rich repeat protein: MDGEQRPVSTPMADCSLCRFRSKTLLMGRCMPGDTCVMAESGRQIDRFLRVNPLYAVLFLNDAFWERRAIAVRYAPLKALLNVMNDEDEVVRRAVAFRLPQHQLLPMIDDPDREVRMTVASRIELEHLEKLATDRDYIVRVTVAKRLPTGRLFRYIKDEDLEVRKIVAKRLPEMSLGLMIHDASPEIRRILAERMAPKDVSVLFNDADWLVRYTAALRANPDDLSGLADDPEPDVRALVNQRLNAVHPSGAEYE; encoded by the coding sequence ATGGACGGTGAACAACGCCCCGTTTCGACTCCGATGGCCGACTGCAGTCTGTGCCGTTTTCGCAGCAAAACCTTGTTGATGGGACGCTGCATGCCGGGAGATACCTGTGTGATGGCCGAGAGTGGCCGGCAAATTGACCGCTTTCTTAGAGTCAATCCGCTTTATGCCGTGCTATTTCTGAACGATGCCTTTTGGGAAAGACGTGCCATTGCTGTTCGCTATGCGCCGTTAAAAGCATTGCTGAACGTGATGAACGACGAAGATGAAGTCGTCAGACGTGCCGTTGCTTTTAGGCTACCCCAGCATCAGTTGCTGCCGATGATCGACGACCCTGACCGGGAAGTACGCATGACGGTTGCCAGCCGCATCGAACTGGAGCATCTGGAAAAACTGGCAACGGACCGGGATTACATTGTCCGGGTAACCGTCGCCAAACGCCTGCCTACCGGCCGTTTATTCCGTTATATCAAGGATGAGGATCTGGAGGTACGCAAAATCGTAGCTAAACGCCTCCCGGAGATGAGCCTTGGCCTGATGATCCATGATGCCTCCCCGGAAATAAGACGAATTCTGGCAGAACGGATGGCGCCGAAGGATGTTTCGGTGCTGTTCAACGACGCTGACTGGCTGGTACGCTATACCGCCGCGCTCCGGGCCAACCCTGACGACCTGTCGGGACTGGCCGACGATCCGGAACCTGATGTCCGGGCCTTGGTAAATCAACGCCTTAATGCTGTGCATCCCTCTGGAGCCGAATATGAATGA
- a CDS encoding FmdB family zinc ribbon protein, whose translation MPVYDYKCSDHGVFHDLATMDQAGMPCACPRCGKPSARVILIAPQVLAMAPAKRKIIETNEKAKHEPRLSTPDAREETALRHQHGKSCGCNIKHPDRSDLSQQVVFMPDGSKVFPSQRPWMISH comes from the coding sequence GTGCCTGTTTATGATTATAAATGTTCAGATCATGGCGTTTTCCATGATCTTGCGACCATGGATCAAGCCGGTATGCCCTGTGCGTGCCCAAGATGCGGCAAGCCCAGCGCCCGTGTGATTTTGATCGCTCCGCAGGTGCTGGCTATGGCGCCGGCCAAACGAAAAATCATCGAAACCAACGAGAAGGCAAAGCATGAACCCCGGCTATCAACACCGGATGCCCGAGAAGAAACGGCCTTACGCCATCAGCACGGCAAAAGCTGCGGCTGTAACATTAAACATCCGGATCGCAGTGATTTGAGTCAGCAGGTGGTGTTTATGCCCGATGGCAGCAAGGTCTTTCCGTCCCAGCGGCCGTGGATGATCAGTCATTAG
- the fmdA gene encoding formamidase, giving the protein MADTIIKVDLNKSPYENDMIHNRWHPDIPMVAMVKPGDDFIVESVDWTGGQIKNNDSADDVRDVDLSKVHFLSGPVGVEGAEPGDLLVVEILDIGAFEESQWGFNGFFSKQNGGGFLTEHFPEAQKTIWDFNGMFTKSRHVPGVEFAGLIHPGLIGTLPSKAMLEEWNTREKALYDTDPDRVPALATLPYADTAHMGRMKGEEAKAAAAEGARTVPPREHGGNCDIKDLSRGSTVYFPVYVDNAGLSVGDLHFSQGDGEITFCGAIEMAGWIHMRVNLIKDGMQKYGIKNPIFKPSPMAPKYDDYLIFEGISVDEGGKQHYLDVHIAYRQACLNAIEYLTKFGYSRAQAYTILGVAPVQGHISGVVDIPNACATLWLPTDIFKFEVKPNADGPKIEVDGSVQVPLSPDL; this is encoded by the coding sequence ATGGCTGACACCATTATAAAAGTCGATTTAAACAAATCCCCTTACGAAAACGATATGATTCACAACCGCTGGCATCCTGACATTCCTATGGTGGCGATGGTGAAACCCGGCGATGATTTTATAGTCGAGTCGGTGGACTGGACCGGCGGTCAGATCAAAAACAACGACTCCGCCGATGATGTGCGTGATGTCGACTTGTCAAAAGTGCATTTTCTATCGGGACCTGTAGGGGTTGAAGGCGCAGAACCCGGTGATTTGCTGGTCGTAGAAATTCTCGATATCGGTGCATTTGAAGAGAGTCAGTGGGGGTTTAACGGCTTCTTTTCCAAACAGAACGGCGGCGGCTTTTTGACCGAACATTTCCCTGAAGCGCAAAAGACAATCTGGGATTTTAACGGCATGTTTACCAAATCTCGCCATGTGCCGGGCGTTGAATTTGCCGGGTTGATCCATCCGGGGCTGATCGGAACATTGCCTTCAAAAGCCATGCTGGAAGAGTGGAATACACGGGAAAAAGCGTTATACGATACCGATCCGGATAGAGTGCCTGCGCTGGCAACATTGCCTTATGCGGATACCGCGCATATGGGCCGGATGAAGGGCGAAGAGGCAAAGGCTGCCGCTGCAGAAGGTGCCAGGACCGTTCCGCCGCGCGAACATGGCGGTAACTGCGATATCAAGGATTTATCCCGCGGTTCAACTGTGTATTTTCCGGTTTATGTCGACAATGCCGGGCTCAGTGTCGGCGATTTGCATTTCAGTCAGGGCGATGGCGAAATTACGTTTTGCGGCGCCATTGAAATGGCCGGCTGGATTCATATGCGGGTTAACCTGATCAAGGATGGCATGCAGAAATACGGTATCAAAAATCCTATTTTCAAACCCAGCCCGATGGCGCCCAAATATGACGATTATTTGATATTTGAAGGTATCTCCGTCGATGAGGGCGGCAAACAGCATTATCTGGATGTTCATATCGCATACCGCCAGGCCTGTTTAAACGCGATAGAATATCTGACCAAATTCGGCTATTCGCGAGCGCAGGCCTATACCATTCTCGGTGTTGCGCCGGTTCAAGGCCATATCAGCGGGGTTGTAGATATTCCAAATGCCTGTGCGACCTTATGGCTGCCTACGGATATCTTCAAGTTTGAGGTCAAGCCCAATGCCGATGGTCCCAAAATAGAAGTGGACGGCAGTGTTCAAGTGCCTTTGTCACCGGATCTTTAA
- the urtE gene encoding urea ABC transporter ATP-binding subunit UrtE yields the protein MLSVRDYHVAYGQSEVLHGLNFQVKPREIVAVMGRNGMGKSTLMKSLIGMIPAAQGRVTLEDIDITHLKSHQRVAGGLGFVPQGRMIFSTMTVKENIETGLTSTGEKTIPEDLYELFPVLEEMRNRRGGNLSGGQQQQLAIARALASKPKLLLLDEPTEGIQPSIIREMARTLKKIRDTRGLSIIVSEQVLSFTLEIADRVIVLEKGEIVHEEERASLNEAKVAAYLSV from the coding sequence ATGTTGAGCGTTAGAGATTATCACGTGGCTTATGGTCAGAGTGAAGTACTGCATGGGCTTAACTTTCAGGTTAAACCCAGAGAAATTGTGGCGGTGATGGGCCGTAACGGCATGGGTAAATCGACGCTGATGAAGTCGCTGATCGGCATGATACCGGCTGCGCAGGGCAGGGTTACGCTGGAAGACATCGATATTACTCATCTTAAAAGCCATCAGCGTGTGGCCGGGGGATTGGGTTTTGTACCTCAAGGACGCATGATTTTTTCAACCATGACCGTCAAGGAAAACATTGAAACCGGTCTGACCAGCACCGGTGAAAAAACCATACCGGAAGATCTTTACGAACTGTTTCCTGTGCTTGAGGAAATGCGTAACCGGCGCGGCGGGAATCTTTCCGGCGGTCAGCAGCAGCAATTGGCCATCGCCAGGGCATTGGCCAGCAAGCCCAAACTGTTGTTGCTGGATGAACCGACTGAAGGGATTCAACCGTCCATCATCCGCGAGATGGCTCGGACCTTGAAAAAGATCAGGGATACCCGAGGCTTGTCCATCATCGTATCCGAGCAAGTGCTGAGCTTTACGCTTGAAATCGCGGATCGGGTCATCGTGCTGGAAAAAGGCGAAATTGTTCATGAAGAAGAGCGGGCATCGCTTAACGAAGCCAAAGTCGCGGCTTATTTATCCGTTTGA
- the urtD gene encoding urea ABC transporter ATP-binding protein UrtD, whose product MSIKANDFVLEVEGLTVSFDGFKAVNDLSFYVNEGEIRVIIGPNGAGKTTVLDLICGRTQATKGSIKFRGKELTRMKEHEIVHTGVGRKFQNPSIYEDLTVFENLEISYPRGRSVFGALAFKRDKEVIREVEATAETIFLKDDLDKQAGLLSHGQKQWLEIGMLLIQKPDLLMLDEPVAGMSVAERKKTADLLNRITEGRSVLVVEHDMQFVEDIAHRVTVMHQGKVLSEGSMSRVKNDPKVIEVYLGH is encoded by the coding sequence ATGTCGATTAAGGCGAATGATTTTGTCCTTGAAGTGGAAGGGCTCACGGTATCGTTCGACGGATTTAAAGCCGTTAATGATTTGTCGTTTTATGTCAATGAAGGCGAAATTCGGGTGATTATCGGACCGAACGGGGCGGGTAAGACCACCGTGCTGGATTTGATCTGCGGACGCACGCAAGCCACAAAAGGCTCCATCAAGTTCCGGGGGAAAGAGCTGACGCGGATGAAAGAACACGAAATTGTGCATACGGGCGTGGGCCGAAAGTTTCAAAATCCTTCCATCTACGAAGACTTGACCGTCTTTGAAAACCTGGAGATTTCTTACCCGCGTGGCCGCAGTGTTTTTGGTGCGTTAGCGTTCAAGCGGGATAAGGAAGTCATCCGGGAGGTGGAAGCAACCGCCGAAACCATATTTCTAAAAGATGACCTGGACAAACAGGCCGGTCTGTTAAGTCATGGTCAGAAACAATGGCTGGAAATCGGGATGTTACTGATTCAGAAGCCGGATTTGCTGATGCTGGATGAACCGGTTGCCGGGATGTCCGTTGCCGAACGTAAAAAAACGGCGGATTTGCTTAACCGAATTACCGAAGGACGTTCTGTTCTGGTGGTCGAACACGATATGCAGTTCGTTGAAGATATTGCTCATCGGGTGACAGTCATGCACCAGGGCAAAGTGTTGTCGGAAGGCTCCATGTCACGCGTGAAAAATGATCCCAAAGTGATTGAAGTTTACCTTGGGCATTGA
- the urtC gene encoding urea ABC transporter permease subunit UrtC produces the protein MQERAKALFMPRQDLIGFAVLALILIVILPLVLDVFRLNLVGKYLTYSFVALGLVLCWGYGGILSLGQGLFFGLGGYCMAMFLKLEASDPVSTKIQSTPGIPDFMDWNQITAIPWWWQPFNSLTLSLIVVVLVPTVFAFIISVAMFKRRVGGVYFAIITQALAAILTILIIGQQGYTGGVNGITDLRTLLGWDIRSDNAKLVLYFVNCILLFGCLLIAQFIRKNKLGRILVAMRDREERVRFSGYDVANFKIFVFCLAAAISSVGGAMFTLQVGFMSPSFVGIVPSIEMVIFCAVGGRLSILGAVYGSLLVNWAKTSFSESFPELWLFAMGALFIGVVMAFPNGLASLFLRYIEPYLPAWYHGKAKPVQPAEVLEKAPLTSTDTQPETATSKSTEKQSDETVPVNSLEGGVYVD, from the coding sequence ATGCAGGAACGTGCTAAAGCTTTATTTATGCCACGCCAGGACCTGATTGGATTTGCAGTGCTGGCGCTTATTTTGATCGTGATACTGCCGCTGGTTTTGGATGTGTTTCGTTTGAATCTGGTCGGCAAATACCTGACTTATTCTTTCGTCGCATTGGGTCTGGTGCTGTGCTGGGGGTACGGCGGTATTCTGAGTTTGGGGCAGGGCTTGTTTTTCGGGCTGGGTGGCTATTGTATGGCTATGTTTTTGAAGCTGGAAGCGTCCGATCCCGTATCGACCAAAATCCAGTCCACTCCCGGCATTCCCGATTTTATGGACTGGAATCAGATTACCGCTATACCCTGGTGGTGGCAGCCTTTTAACAGTCTGACGCTGAGCTTGATCGTGGTGGTTCTGGTGCCCACTGTGTTTGCATTTATTATCAGCGTGGCGATGTTCAAACGTCGGGTGGGCGGCGTTTATTTTGCCATCATAACCCAGGCGTTGGCGGCAATACTGACCATCCTGATCATCGGTCAGCAAGGTTATACCGGCGGCGTTAATGGTATTACCGATTTACGCACGCTGCTGGGTTGGGACATCCGCAGCGATAATGCGAAGCTGGTTCTTTATTTTGTCAATTGCATCCTGTTGTTTGGCTGCCTGCTGATCGCTCAGTTTATCCGTAAGAACAAATTAGGCCGGATTCTGGTAGCGATGCGTGACCGTGAAGAACGGGTCCGGTTTTCCGGCTACGATGTGGCCAACTTCAAAATCTTTGTGTTTTGTCTGGCCGCTGCCATTTCATCAGTCGGCGGAGCGATGTTTACGCTGCAGGTCGGGTTTATGTCGCCTTCTTTTGTGGGCATTGTGCCGTCCATAGAAATGGTGATTTTTTGCGCTGTGGGCGGAAGATTGTCGATACTCGGCGCGGTCTACGGTTCTTTGCTGGTGAATTGGGCTAAAACCAGTTTTTCCGAATCATTTCCAGAATTATGGCTGTTCGCCATGGGCGCACTGTTCATTGGTGTCGTCATGGCTTTTCCCAATGGGCTTGCCAGTCTGTTTCTTCGCTATATAGAACCCTATCTTCCTGCCTGGTATCACGGCAAAGCAAAACCGGTCCAACCTGCTGAAGTTTTGGAAAAAGCGCCGTTGACTTCAACGGATACTCAGCCTGAAACCGCAACCAGTAAAAGCACTGAAAAACAATCCGATGAAACGGTGCCTGTCAATTCGCTGGAAGGGGGCGTTTATGTCGATTAA
- the urtB gene encoding urea ABC transporter permease subunit UrtB, whose product MFDEYTMSELTSILAMQGFAGLILFSVLVLMALGLAIIFGQMGVINMAHGEFMILGAYVTYLTAKLFETYMPSLFDGYFFVAMGLAFLASFALGVLVEWCMIRFLFKRPLDTLLATWGLSLILQQLYRTIFGAREVGVTLPDWMMGSYALSETIEVPINGIFVMVLTLFISLCVYLLMFRSRWGKQVRAVVLNRPMAGAVGINTEKIDRYTFGIGCGVAGIAGSAFTMIGSTGPTSGQLYIVDTFLVVVFGGAQSLLGTIASAFTISQSQSTLEFFLSGSMAKVITLLLVVGILMLRPQGLFALKIRH is encoded by the coding sequence ATGTTTGATGAGTACACCATGAGTGAGCTGACCTCAATTCTTGCGATGCAGGGATTTGCAGGATTGATTCTGTTTTCTGTACTGGTTTTGATGGCGCTGGGCTTGGCCATTATTTTCGGTCAGATGGGGGTCATCAATATGGCACACGGGGAGTTCATGATCCTGGGTGCTTACGTAACCTATTTAACGGCTAAATTATTTGAGACTTACATGCCCAGCCTGTTTGACGGTTATTTCTTTGTCGCGATGGGCTTGGCTTTTCTTGCTTCGTTTGCGCTGGGTGTGCTGGTGGAGTGGTGCATGATTCGCTTCCTCTTTAAACGTCCTCTGGATACTTTGCTGGCAACCTGGGGCTTGAGCCTGATTTTGCAGCAGCTTTATCGGACGATTTTCGGCGCGCGCGAAGTGGGCGTCACTTTGCCGGACTGGATGATGGGTTCTTATGCCTTGAGCGAAACCATTGAAGTACCGATCAACGGTATTTTTGTCATGGTGCTGACGCTGTTTATTTCTTTGTGCGTTTATTTACTGATGTTCCGTTCACGATGGGGTAAACAGGTACGCGCAGTCGTGTTAAATCGGCCCATGGCCGGCGCTGTAGGCATCAATACCGAAAAAATCGATCGCTATACGTTCGGGATAGGCTGCGGTGTTGCGGGTATCGCGGGCAGTGCTTTTACGATGATCGGTTCCACCGGACCGACTTCAGGCCAGTTATATATAGTCGATACGTTTCTGGTTGTTGTGTTCGGAGGCGCACAAAGTCTGCTGGGTACTATCGCATCTGCGTTCACCATCTCGCAATCGCAATCCACGCTGGAATTTTTTCTCAGTGGGTCAATGGCCAAGGTCATTACGTTGCTGCTGGTGGTCGGCATCCTCATGTTGCGGCCTCAAGGTCTCTTCGCTCTCAAGATCCGTCATTAA
- the urtA gene encoding urea ABC transporter substrate-binding protein, translated as MRNPTDLRLSKAGSTCQVSGRRLTVKALCALPVSLLLASHMAWAAPATSEVNTTGLAVTDDTVTVGILHSVTGTMAISETGSVQAEKLAIDQINATGGVLGRKIEYIQEDGASDWPTFAEKSKKLLVNDKTAAVFGCWTSASRKAVLPVFEQYNGMLYYPTFYEGLEQSPNVIYTGQEATQQIIAGIDWVVKEKGAKTFYLLGSDYIWPRTSNKIARKHIEKLGLTVVGEEYYPLGHTQFNSVINKIKLKKPDVIYAIVVGGSNVAFYKQLNAAGIKLPSEKPLLLTISVTEDEILGIGGENIEGAYAAMKYFQSLDNPNNKAFVQAFKDKWGKDIVIGDVTQAAYLGPWLWKAAVEKAGSFDIDKVRAASPGIELTTAPEGYVKIHENHHLWSKTRVGLAQKDGQYKVVFESADLIEPNPFPVGYQ; from the coding sequence ATGCGTAACCCAACCGATCTTCGACTATCCAAAGCCGGCAGCACTTGTCAGGTGTCTGGACGTCGTCTGACTGTCAAAGCGCTATGCGCCCTGCCTGTGAGCCTGTTGCTGGCGTCACACATGGCCTGGGCGGCACCGGCAACCAGTGAAGTCAATACCACGGGATTGGCCGTAACCGATGATACCGTAACCGTCGGTATTTTGCATTCGGTGACCGGCACCATGGCGATCAGCGAAACCGGCTCGGTGCAAGCGGAGAAACTGGCGATCGATCAGATCAACGCCACGGGAGGCGTATTAGGCCGTAAGATCGAATACATTCAGGAAGATGGCGCCAGTGATTGGCCGACATTTGCTGAAAAATCCAAAAAACTGCTGGTCAATGACAAAACAGCGGCTGTATTCGGTTGTTGGACTTCCGCGTCACGTAAGGCGGTATTGCCGGTGTTTGAACAATATAACGGCATGTTGTATTACCCGACGTTTTATGAAGGATTGGAACAGTCGCCTAACGTAATTTATACCGGTCAGGAAGCGACACAACAGATTATTGCCGGTATCGACTGGGTCGTAAAAGAGAAGGGTGCCAAAACATTTTATCTGCTCGGTTCCGATTACATCTGGCCGCGTACCTCCAACAAGATTGCCCGTAAACATATTGAAAAGCTGGGTCTGACCGTCGTTGGGGAAGAATACTATCCTCTGGGCCATACCCAGTTCAACTCCGTGATCAACAAGATCAAACTCAAAAAGCCGGATGTGATCTACGCCATTGTGGTGGGCGGGTCTAACGTTGCCTTTTACAAACAGCTGAATGCCGCCGGTATCAAGCTGCCCAGTGAAAAACCGCTGCTGCTGACTATTTCCGTGACTGAAGATGAAATCCTGGGGATAGGCGGAGAAAATATTGAAGGCGCCTATGCCGCGATGAAGTATTTCCAAAGTTTGGACAATCCCAATAACAAAGCATTTGTTCAGGCCTTCAAAGACAAATGGGGTAAAGACATTGTGATCGGCGACGTAACGCAGGCAGCCTATCTGGGACCCTGGTTGTGGAAAGCTGCGGTAGAAAAAGCCGGTTCATTTGATATCGACAAAGTGCGTGCCGCTTCACCGGGTATCGAATTGACCACAGCCCCTGAAGGGTATGTCAAGATTCATGAGAACCATCATCTTTGGTCCAAGACCCGCGTCGGTCTGGCTCAGAAAGACGGTCAATACAAAGTCGTATTTGAAAGTGCCGATCTGATTGAACCCAATCCATTCCCGGTGGGCTATCAGTAA